In Calonectris borealis chromosome Z, bCalBor7.hap1.2, whole genome shotgun sequence, a single genomic region encodes these proteins:
- the LOC142075329 gene encoding phospholipase A2 inhibitor NAI-like isoform X2 yields the protein MKASLGLSFFLAFLDPGTSLQCEVCHSIGKSCSGPMKTCTGGEDTCGIILHEVMIGGMAIPSSIKSCLPSSICQLGPITMNYGKVKARSHLACCTGNDCRTISVSLPPEDNVPNGYQCPACYSVDSFQCGNEIVNCSGSETQCVDLAGLMNSGGLSLKAAMKGCTTISECSIVGDGKNNLGMMDIKLRRFQCKPASILARLSSGFAPPDTLFLPVLSGFILEKALL from the exons ATGAAAGCGTCCCTTGGCCTCAGCTTCTTCCTGGCTTTCCTGGACCCAG ggaCCTCCCTTCAGTGTGAGGTTTGTCACAGCATAGGAAAAAGCTGCTCTGGCCCCATGAAAACCTGTACTGGTGGTGAAGATACCTGCGGCATCATTCTGCACGAGGTCATGATAG GGGGGATGGCAATCCCTTCGTCCATCAAGTCCTGCCTGCCATCCAGCATTTGCCAGCTTGGCCCTATCACCATGAACTATGGGAAGGTAAAAGCAAGGAGCCACTTGGCTTGCTGCACAGGCAACGACTGTCGAACAATCTCTGTCTCGC TGCCACCAGAGGACAACGTGCCCAATGGATACCAGTGTCCTGCCTGCTATAGCGTGGACTCCTTTCAGTGCGGTAACGAAATCGTAAACTGCAGTGGATCCGAAACCCAGTGCGTTGACCTTGCTGGGTTAATGAATTCTG GTGGACTGTCTCTGAAAGCCGCCATGAAGGGTTGCACCACCATTTCTGAATGCAGTATTGTAGGAGATGGAAAAAACAATCTGGGGATGATGGACATAAAGTTAAGGCGGTTCCAGTGCAAACCAGCTTCTATCTTGGCCAGACTGAGTTCTGGTTTTGCCCCTCCAGACACCCTCTTCCTCCCTGTCCTGTCAGGATTCATCTTGGAGAAGGCACTCCTCTGA
- the LOC142075329 gene encoding phospholipase A2 inhibitor 25 kDa subunit-like isoform X1: MKGEVRSLMTATQEGVLLLSPGTSLQCEVCHSIGKSCSGPMKTCTGGEDTCGIILHEVMIGGMAIPSSIKSCLPSSICQLGPITMNYGKVKARSHLACCTGNDCRTISVSLPPEDNVPNGYQCPACYSVDSFQCGNEIVNCSGSETQCVDLAGLMNSGGLSLKAAMKGCTTISECSIVGDGKNNLGMMDIKLRRFQCKPASILARLSSGFAPPDTLFLPVLSGFILEKALL; encoded by the exons ATGAAGGGGGAAGTGAGATCCCTCATGACCGCTACCCAGGAAGGtgtcctccttctttccccagggaCCTCCCTTCAGTGTGAGGTTTGTCACAGCATAGGAAAAAGCTGCTCTGGCCCCATGAAAACCTGTACTGGTGGTGAAGATACCTGCGGCATCATTCTGCACGAGGTCATGATAG GGGGGATGGCAATCCCTTCGTCCATCAAGTCCTGCCTGCCATCCAGCATTTGCCAGCTTGGCCCTATCACCATGAACTATGGGAAGGTAAAAGCAAGGAGCCACTTGGCTTGCTGCACAGGCAACGACTGTCGAACAATCTCTGTCTCGC TGCCACCAGAGGACAACGTGCCCAATGGATACCAGTGTCCTGCCTGCTATAGCGTGGACTCCTTTCAGTGCGGTAACGAAATCGTAAACTGCAGTGGATCCGAAACCCAGTGCGTTGACCTTGCTGGGTTAATGAATTCTG GTGGACTGTCTCTGAAAGCCGCCATGAAGGGTTGCACCACCATTTCTGAATGCAGTATTGTAGGAGATGGAAAAAACAATCTGGGGATGATGGACATAAAGTTAAGGCGGTTCCAGTGCAAACCAGCTTCTATCTTGGCCAGACTGAGTTCTGGTTTTGCCCCTCCAGACACCCTCTTCCTCCCTGTCCTGTCAGGATTCATCTTGGAGAAGGCACTCCTCTGA